In a single window of the Rhodamnia argentea isolate NSW1041297 chromosome 2, ASM2092103v1, whole genome shotgun sequence genome:
- the LOC115739363 gene encoding 7-deoxyloganetin glucosyltransferase-like: MSSPGFESARKPHAVCIPTPAQSHIGAMLKLAKLLHHKGFHVSFVNTEFNHRRLARARGLEFASGTPSDFQFLTIPDGLPPSDTGATQDIPTLCDATRSHMFGPFSDLVSSLGSDPSVPPVTCIVSDGFMTFTTSPAASKFGIPLIHLFPIPGCAIMAMKHLRALGENGLALLTDESQLMNEHGNTPIDWIPGMKNMRLRDMPNFLRFTSSADALFNFTADISSRTSDATATIVHTFEALEPDVLHALSSMIPRVYAVGPLHLMIDRIARENTFASKHIEGNLLEEHDECLQWLDSKEPESVIYVNFGSLASMTHQQLVEFAMGLANSDQCFLWILRPDSVDGDIAILPERFVEETRERGFISGWCPQERVLYHPSIGGFLTHCGWNSTIESLSAGVPMLCWPCFAEQQTNCKYICDDWGVGLEMNGDAKRDEVERLVRELMEGEVGKKMRSKAMEWKKLAEEAAGEEGSSSMNLDKLLDEVLSK, from the exons ATGAGTTCCCCTGGATTCGAATCGGCCAGAAAGCCGCACGCGGTTTGCATTCCAACCCCGGCACAAAGCCACATCGGGGCCATGCTCAAGCTAGCGAAGCTCCTCCATCACAAGGGCTTCCACGTCTCCTTCGTCAACACCGAGTTCAACCACCGACGGCTCGCCAGAGCCCGAGGCCTCGAGTTCGCGAGCGGAACGCCGAGCGACTTCCAGTTCCTGACGATCCCCGATGGCCTTCCTCCTTCGGACACGGGTGCGACGCAGGACATCCCGACGCTCTGCGACGCAACGAGGAGCCATATGTTCGGCCCCTTCAGCGATCTCGTATCAAGCCTGGGCTCAGACCCAAGTGTCCCGCCGGTGACTTGCATCGTCTCGGACGGTTTCATGACGTTTACCACGAGTCCCGCGGCTTCAAAATTTGGGATTCCGCTTATACACTTGTTCCCTATACCAGGTTGTGCTATCATGGCGATGAAACATTTGCGAGCCCTCGGAGAAAACGGTCTTGCACTACTCACAG ATGAATCCCAATTGATGAACGAGCATGGGAACACCCCTATTGACTGGATCCCGGGAATGAAAAATATGAGGCTGCGCGACATGCCCAACTTCCTCCGATTCACTAGCTCCGCGGACGCCTTGTTCAACTTCACCGCCGACATCAGCAGTAGGACTAGCGATGCCACGGCAACCATCGTCCACACCTTCGAGGCGCTCGAGCCGGACGTGCTACATGCCCTCTCCTCAATGATCCCTAGGGTTTATGCAGTCGGACCACTCCACCTAATGATCGATCGAATCGCTCGAGAAAATACGTTCGCCTCAAAGCACATCGAGGGCAATCTCTTGGAAGAGCACGACGAGTGCCTCCAGTGGTTGGACTCGAAGGAGCCCGAGTCTGTGATCTATGTGAACTTTGGGAGTCTAGCGTCTATGACGCACCAACAGCTAGTTGAATTTGCGATGGGACTGGCTAATAGCGACCAGTGTTTCTTATGGATCTTGAGGCCAGACTCAGTGGATGGAGACATAGCGATTCTTCCCGAAAGGTTCGTGGAGGAAACAAGAGAGAGGGGCTTTATATCTGGGTGGTGCCCGCAAGAGAGAGTGTTGTACCACCCTTCGATCGGAGGGTTCTTGACGCACTGTGGCTGGAACTCGACTATCGAGAGCTTATCGGCCGGAGTTCCGATGCTGTGTTGGCCATGCTTCGCAGAACAGCAGACAAACTGCAAGTACATCTGTGATGATTGGGGGGTCGGGTTGGAGATGAATGGTGATGCGAAGAGAGATGAAGTGGAGAGGCTGGTGAGGGAGTTGATGGAAGGAGAGGTGGGGAAGAAAATGAGAAGCAAGGCCATGGAGTGGAAGAAATTGGCGGAAGAAGCAGCTGGTGAAGAAGGCTCGTCTTCCATGAATTTGGATAAGTTGCTGGACGAGGTTTTGTCTAAATGa